GCCGTCATAATTGATCAAATATCCTTCCAGCCATGCAATGGATTCCATATCTAAGTGGTTGGTAGGCTCATCAAGCAGGATGATATCTGGCTTGGTGAGAAGGAGCCGGCCTAAGGATACCCGGGTCTTCTGGCCGCCGGATAATGACATGACAGGTTTATGGAATTCTTCTTCCGTAAAGCCAAGTCCTTTTAGTACTCCTGTTACTTCGCTTTGATAGGCATATCCGTTTATCAACTCAAATTCGTGGTTGAGTCTGCTGTAGGTGGTAAGCATGGATTCCAGCTCCTCGCCCGTGGCGTGCTTCATATCCACTTCCAGCTGGCGGATCCTTGCTTCCATTTCCATGACAGGCCGCTTGGTTTCCAGGACTTCTTCATAAACAGTCCGCTCTCCGGACAAATCCTGGTGCTGCGACAGATAGCCGATGGATTTCCCCTTGGAAACAATCACATCTCCTTCGTCGGTGGGAAGCTCTCCGATGATGATTTTTAACAGTGTGGATTTTCCGGCGCCGTTAATTCCTACAATGGCGGCTTTTTCATGGTCTTCTATATGGAAGGAAGCATGCTTGATCACTTGATTGCTTCCAAATGCTTTGCTTATATTATTGCATGACAAAATCATGTTTCATTTCCTCTTTCCTGCCTGTATTATGGCATAAAGGTATACTCTGGGGTATTTCCTCTTTCCAGCCTGTTTTTAGGGCATATAAGTATATTCGAAGGGTGTTTTCTTCCTGTATAAATGTAAGGCAACAGAAATAGTATAATATAGGTCCTTCCTTTTTTCAAGGATACAATGATAAAACCCGTTTGACATTATTTTGTCACGCAGTTATAATAATGTTAGTTAGATTAAGTTAAAGAAGGTGAAGAAGTGTCAGAGAAAGAAATTTCCAAAGCAGTGATTACCAGGCTTCCGAGATATTACCGGTATCTGGGCGAATTACTAGAAGATGGAGTGGAACGTATTTCCTCCAATGATTTAAGTGTACGAATGAAAGTGACCGCTTCTCAGATCCGCCAGGATTTGAATAATTTCGGCGGATTCGGCCAGCAGGGCTATGGTTATAATGTAAAGTATTTATATGCAGAGATCGGGAAGATATTGGGAATAGACAGGCAGCATAATATCATTATCATAGGCGCTGGAAATTTAGGACAGGCAATTGCCAATTATGCAAACTTTGAAAAGCGGGGCTTCCTCATCAAAGGAATGTTTGATATCAATCCGCGTCTGATCGGCCTAGTGGTCCGCGGGATAGAGATCCGCAGCGTAGATGATC
This genomic stretch from Lacrimispora sphenoides harbors:
- a CDS encoding redox-sensing transcriptional repressor Rex, which gives rise to MSEKEISKAVITRLPRYYRYLGELLEDGVERISSNDLSVRMKVTASQIRQDLNNFGGFGQQGYGYNVKYLYAEIGKILGIDRQHNIIIIGAGNLGQAIANYANFEKRGFLIKGMFDINPRLIGLVVRGIEIRSVDDLEQFVKDNDVQIAALTIPKTKAPEIADRLVKAGIKAIWNFAHTDLSVPDDVVVENVHLSESLMRLSYRVCSIQDSEEERNRQSEIME